The window AGGGTCTATTCAGCAAATAGGCAAACCTATCGAGATTTATAACAACCCATCCAACCCTTTTGTAGCAACATTTATCGGATCACCTCCTATGAATCTAGCACCCGGTTTTGGGGACAAATTGACAAGTACGATTCGGTTAAGTGATTCTATTGTAATTCCGGTTCCAACACAGGATGCACATTATTTAACAGAGCGAGTATTTGTAGGCATACGTCCTGAACATATAAAAGCAGCAACAAAAGAGTCAGAAGAGAAAGACAAAGTTATGGTGGAAGTTTCAAATGTGGAAATTTTAGGGAATGAAACAATTTTTACATTTTTACTTAATGAGGAATCCTGGCAAGTTAAATGGAGCGGGCAGTGGCAAATAGAAATAGGTGATAAAATCCCTTTAATTATGAACTATGAATCTTTTTGTTTCTTTGATAGTGAAACAAAGGAAATTATTAAAACTCCCTCCGAAGTTGAAAACCATGTATTTGGCAAAGAGGTATTTGTATGACGACTGTAAGTAAAACTAGAAAGATGAGCAATTGGAAACGTTCCTCTAACGCGAGAACCGCCCTATTGTATTTATTGCCTTCTATTATATTATTTTCTGTATTTGTTTTTTATCCGATGTTTCGGACCATTTACTTGAGCTTCTACTTAACGGATCAAGCGGGTGAAGCTGCAATTTTCGTAGGTTTAGAAAACTATGCTTATTTACTAGAATCTGATGCATTTCGCAATAGTATTAAAGCAACGTTCCTATTTGTTTTATATACAGTTCCAACAGGGATTATAATTGCGCTGGTTTTAGCACTACTTGCCAATGAAAAACTGAGAGGAATTGGTTTTTTTAGGACCATCTACGCATCCACAATGGGGGTTTCCGTTGCAGCGTCCTCTGTCGTTTGGCTGTTCTTATTTCACCCGAGTGTAGGGATGTTCAACAAATTATTAAATATCTTTAATCTTCCACAAATTGAATGGCTATTAGATCCAACATGGGCATTATTTTCAGTGTCACTCTCAACTATATGGCTGAATACAGGGTTTTCCTTCCTGATAATACTTGGTGGTTTGCAAAATATAGATGAGCATTTATATGAGAGTGCGCGTATTGATGGTGCTAGCTATTGGTATCGTTTAAAGAGAATTACTATTCCAATGCTCTCTCCAACTTTGTTTTTCATCATTACCATATCACTGATTAATGCATTTCAGACGTTTGGACAAATAGATATTTTAACTAAAGGTGGTCCATCTCAGTCTACTAATTTAATCGTATACTCCATATACAGGGAAGCATTTATCAATTATCAATTCGGAACCGCAAGTGCCCAGGCCGTGTTCTTATTTATATGTATTTTAATCGTAACGATTTTACAATTTAAGCTTGGCGAAAAGAAGGTGCATTACCAATGAGATTATGGAAAAAGCTAATTCTTTACTTCTTATTGACTGCCACTTCGTTAATACTTTTTTTTCCAATTATTTATGCATTTATGATAAGTTTTATGACTGGCGGAGAGATTTTATCAGGAAAATTACTACCGTCAACCTTTAGTTTAGATAATTATGTAAAGGTGTTTGATCGACTTCCTTTATTTAATTATTTGATCAATAGTTTCGTCGTTTCACTTGGGGTAATGATTGGGCAGTTAATCGTTTGTAGTTTAGCTGCGTATGCATTCGTATTTATCCCGTTTAAGGGTAGAGATTTTATCTTTTTCTTATTTATATCGACGATGATGATTCCGTGGGAAGCGACGATGATCCCTAACTTTTTTACCATTCAAAAGCTAGATTGGATTAATACCTACCAAGGAATGACATTGCCGTTTTTTGCATTGGCATTTGGTACGTTTTTACTAAGACAGCATTTTAAAACTATCCCGAAAGAGCTTCATGAGGCTTCGCAAATAGCAGGACTAAGTAAATTTGGATTTTTCTTTCGAGTAGTTTTACCTGTTTCTAAAACAAGTCTTGTTACACTAGGTGCTTATGGGTTTTTGACGACATGGAATATGTATTTATGGCCACTTCTAGTGACGACCAATAATTCTGTTCGGACCGTCCAAATCGGTTTAAAGCAACTTCAATCGCAAGAAGTAGCAACAGAATGGGGGGTGGTTATGGCAGGAGTAATTGTAGTTATCATACCAACACTACTACTATTATTTTTAGGTCAAAAGCAATTACAAAAAGGGTTAACGCAAGGAGCTCTAAAATAACGGTTGTTCAAAACTAAAAAAGAGGTGTACGTTAAATATGAGGAAATCATCGAAATTTGCATTTTTAGCTTTATTATTACTTAGTCTTTTTGCTTTAGTAGCATGTACCAACAGTGATAGTAGTTCGTCTGAAACGGATGGTAATGAGGCAGAAACAGAAAAAGAAGTAGTTACCAATGAAGAAGGCAAAACAGTCATTTCTTTTTGGCATGCAATGTCTGGAGCAGGTCAGGTTTCCTTAGATGCAATTGTTGCAGATTTTAATAAATCTCAGGATAAATATGAAGTGCAGGCAGAATTCCAAGGATCATATGAAGAGTCATTAACGAAGCTTCGTAGTGTTGGAGGTACAAAGGATGCCCCAGCCATAACGCAGGTATTTGAAGTTGGAACAAAGTATATGATTGATAGTGGCTTTGTAGAGCCCATCCAAAAATTTATCGATGAAGATAATTATGACATTTCACAGCTTGAAGAAAATATTTTAAATTACTACACGGTCGATGATCAGTTATATTCTATGCCGTTTAACTCATCTACACCGGTAATGCTTTATAACAAGGATGCATTTAAAGCAGCAGGACTTGATCCGGAGAAAGCTCCAGAAACATTTTCAGAGGTTATTGATACAGCTGCAAAATTGAAAACAGATGAAATGAAAGGTTTCTCCATGCTAACATATGGATGGTTTTTTGAAGAATTGGTTGCGACACAAGGCGGATTATATGTAAATGAAGAAAATGGTCGTGCTGGGGATGCAACAGAAGCAACCTTTAATGGACCTGAAGGACTAAACGTATTTAACCTGTTAGATACGATGAACAAAGCAGGGACTTTCGGAAACTTCGGAACGAACTGGGATGATATCCGCGCAGCATTCCAAACTGGAAAGGTTGCGATGTACATGGATTCCTCTGCGGGGGTAAAAGGAATTATTGATAACGCTCCTTTTGAAGTCGGTGCAGCATATATTCCGTATGCAGACGAAGTAAAACGCAACGGGGTCGTCATTGGTGGAGCATCTCTTTGGATGTCTAAAGGTATTGCAGAAGCAGAACAAAAGGCAGCTTGGGAATTTATGAAATACTTAACTACTCCAGAGGTTCAAGCAAAATGGCATTTAGAAACAGGCTATTTTGCAATCAACCCATCGGCATATGACGAACAAATCGTCAAGGATGCATGGGATGTTACACCGCAGTTAAAAGTAACTGTAGATCAATTGCAAAATACTGAGGCTTCTATTGCAACACAAGGTGCTTTAATATCAGTATTCCCTGAATCACGTCAACAAATTGTAACGGCCTTAGAAAATCTATATCAAGGAATGGATCCACAAGAAGCACTAGATGCAGCAGTAGAAGGAACCAATCGTGCAATAGAAATTGCCAATAAGACAAAATAGAATAGAACGTACTTTACGAACAAGAGGCATTCATTTGCTCTCTTGTTCGTTTTTTACTAAAGCCCCCGTTAGCACCATAAGAATGGTCCAAAGTATGGTTCCTTCTTATTTAAATATTCTATCGCCCTATCAATCAGTTACATTTTTTATAACTGCCATTTCCTTACCGAACCTATCACCATTATCAACAAATCCCAAACTCGAGTATAAATTATGTGCCCCCAAATTTTCAGGATGATAACCTACAACAATTTTTTGCGCATTAGGTAATTTAGCCATTTCTGAAATCATTAACTTAGTTGCAGCTTTACCTATACCCTTGCCTTGGAATTCCTTATCCACCATTATTCTATATACCCAATAGGCATCAAGTTCTTCTTGAACAGAATTGTACATCAAAAAGCCTACTATCTTATCTTCAGCATAAATAGCATATGGCTTTAATGTAGGCTCAAACTTTGACTGAGCTATGGATATAGCATTGGGTTCCATGTATTCTTTCTGTTCTGTTGATACCTCTAATTCACAACATTCGTACCAGTTTTCTGCATTTAATTCTACGATTTTCACATTTTCTGTACTCATAATTTTCCCCTTTCAAGATTTGGGGAAATGCTAAACAACTTTGTTAACTAGTCGTTATCCCCTTATAGTCATTAATAATAGAATTTTTTTTATTTGTCATAATGAACGCCTCCTCTAACAATTATTGCCTAAAAATTATATCAATGAATTTATAGACTTTTTAATTATACTAATTTTCCCCGATTAATTCCTTCTTACAATAATTTTACTTTCTCATTTAACTAACCTACTCGTTGGAGAAAGAAAAAATAGATCTACCTAAGCTACTCCACCCTCTTTCACTGAAGCACCACGATAGTTCAACAAAAATTCTATGATTCCAGAGTAGATAATTCTTTATATAACTTTAAAACATCCACCAAAAACTGCTTGTCATAACCAGTTTTTTGATTTATTTTTACAGCCCAATGTTCTATTGACTCCAACTTTGGTTCATTAAACAACCCTTCACTTGTACTTAGAAAACTTTCCCAGTTATAGAATTCCCAATGTGCAATTTCAGTTTTAAAAGGGATTCTACATTCTAATAAAGGTCGCGGTTTAATTAAATTTTGAGAGAACTCAGCCGCCTGCATAAAGTAACTCATTTCTATTGGTTTAGTATCAAATATTTGTTTCGATATTTTACCGTTTGGTCTGTGGTAGAGGATCTCTGTACTGCCTTCATTTGGTTTCACTTGAATCGTTGCAGCAGGAAAAAAACCATTAAGTTTTTCATCGGTATATTCTTGGGTATCTGTATCAATTAAGATTGGTCTTAACCATTGGTCTCCTAAATCACATAAGAAACGGTTACCTAATTCGTCTAAAGCAATGACTGCGACATGAGCGTTAGGGGAATTTAAGTTATGACCTATCGGATAGGCAGTGATTCCATCTTTTTGAAATTCATCAAGTAAAAAAATTGCAAGGTCAAAGCAATTACCCGATAAACCAAATTGATGTCGGTGTTCTCTTATAAGAGAAACATCTCTTTGTTTTGTAACACTACCTTTGCTATAAAACCATGCTTTTGTTAATGTCTCCATAGGGAAATCATCAAACTTCATCCAGGTATTCAGAATGCTTTTGGGGGCCAACATAATAAAATCACCTACTTCTAAAATTGTTATTATCTACTTCGCCAATTATTTAAAATAATCTTCAATACCTCTTTATTAAATTCTCTACTGATACTGTAAAACCTTCTTACTAACCTGCGTTAGTTTCAGTAACTTCTTTTGTGGCTCATTTAAACAGAGAACCTAAAAGAGAACTTTCTATCTCAAGTCTTTCTACGGTTTTTTAAATTATAAAAAGAAACAATCTATTTAACTTTTGACTTGTTTTTTGGTATATTAGACGGTGGACAAAATTAGAAAAGGTGGAGTAAAAAATGGAAACAAATGCATACAGAGTATTACTTTACTATAAATATGTCCCGATTGTAGATCCGGTAACTTTTGCGCAAGAACATCTTGCAGCATGTAAGGAAATTGGGTTAAAAGGGCGTATTTTAGTATCAGACGAAGGAATAAATGGAACTTGCTCAGGAACGATTGAACAAACTGACGCATACATGAACATGATGAAGGCAGATGAACGTTTTGCCGACATGGTGTACAAAATAGATGAAGCAGAAGGACATGCCTTCAAAAAAATGCATGTTCGTCCTAAGAAAGAGATTGTGTATTTAGGATTAGCAGATGATATTAATCCAAATGAATTAACAGGTCAATACCTCTCTCCAAAAGAGTTTTTTGAACAAATGCAAGCAGAAGATACGGTTGTTATTGATGCTCGTAATGATTATGAATTCGACCTAGGCCATTTCCGCGGAGCAATCCGTCCAGAAATTCGCAACTTCCGTGATCTACCAGACTGGATGATAGAGAACAAAGAAATGTTCGAAGGTAAAAAAGTACTTACGTATTGTACTGGTGGAATACGTTGTGAAAAATTCTCTGGCTGGTTAGTTAGGGAAGGTTTTGAGGGTGTAGGTCAACTACACGGTGGAATTGCAACTTACGCCAAAGACCCAGAAGTACGTGGACAGCTATGGGATGGTCAAATGTACGTATTTGATGAGCGCATAGCTGTGCCGATCAACCAAGTAGAGCATGTCGTTGTTGGTAAGGATCATTTCACAGGAGAGCCATGTGAGCGTTATGTAAACTGCGCTAACCCTGATTGTAATGATAAAATTCTTTGCTCAGAGGAAAACGAACACAAGTATCTACGCAGCTGTTCCGATGAATGCCGTGAGCATCCACGCAACCGCTACATCGTAGAACATAAACTATCTGAAGAAGAAGTAGAAGCTAGACTAGCTGCTATAAAATAATGAATGATATCCCATGCCGATTTACTGGCATGGGATTTATTTTGTAAAGTTAATCCTTTAGCGTAAAATAAGTTGTAACAACCATGTGACAGTATAATACTGGAATGATTGAAATATATTAAACGTATAGAGGGGATTTACCTTCCTGTATAGAAAGTAACAAAGAGTTCATTTTTCAAAAATAGAATGGAGGAACGTATATGTCAATCGAAGTGAAAAATATTTCAGATTTGAACGCAGTCAACGTATCCAAACTAATTCAAGAAAGTGAAAAAGAAGGATATCGTTTCGTATCAAGGTTAGCGTCGGAATATGAAGACGGAACGCATCGTTTCAGTGAACAGGGAGAAGCAATTTATGGCGCTTGGGATGCAGATGAGCTAGTAGCAATTGGCGGTTTGTTTCGAAATACCGCTAGTGAATCAGACAACTCGGCTCGACTATACCGATTTTATACTTTACCAGAGTATCGTCGAAAAGGTGTAGGAAGTGAACTCTTAAAGGTGGTTTCTGAAAACGCCAAAGGTTATTTTAAGGAAATAACGACTAAAACAGAATCCGCAAAGGCAGATTCTTTTTACCGTGCGAATGGATTTTTATTTGATGAACGATCACCGGACGTCACTCATGTGATGAGCCTAGAATAGAAAGGGTTTACATTAATGGATAAACACCAATTAGAAATTAGATTTCCTTTAATCTCAAATATGCAAAACAAAGAAGAAATAATATGGTTCAACCCAAATAAAATAAATTCAGCAGATGCTATAAAAAACGTATCTGTTACTGCTGAGATGGTACAAGATGCAAGCGATCGTTTAGATCGCTTTGCATCTTATTTGCGTATTGCCTTCCCAGAGACAGCAAAAACAAAAGGTATCATTGAGTCGCCACTTGTGAAGACTCCAACTATGGAATCCACCTTAGAGGAATTCTATCAAACAGAGATTGACGGGAAATTGCTATTAAAATGTGATAATGTCTTACCGATTTCGGGATCCATAAAGGCTCGTGGTGGAATTTATGAGGTACTTAAAATTGCAGAACAGCTTGCGATACGAGAAGGTTTATTGAAAGAGACAGATGATTATGAGAGACTCTCAACGGATAAGTTCAAACAATTTTTTTCTAACTATTCAATTGCAGTAGGATCGACTGGGAATCTAGGACTTAGCATAGGGATAATTAGTGCAAAGTTTGGATTTCAAGTAACTGTCCATATGTCTAGCGATGCGAAGCAATGGAAAAAGGACATGCTTCGTTCAAAAGGTGTAACAGTCATAGAATACGATTTTGATTATAGTATTGCGGTAATGGAAGGTAGGAAACAAGCCGAAAAGGATTCGTCTTGCTTTTTTATCGACGACGAAAATTCTGTTGACTTATTTGTTGGGTATGCCGTTGCAGCAGATAGATTGAAAAATCAATTGGAACAAATGCAAATCATTGTCGACGCCGAACACCCACTGTTTGTATACTTACCCTGCGGAGTCGGTGGTGGACCAGGAGGAGTTGCATTTGGACTAAAACTACTATTCGGTGATCATGTCCATTGCTTTTTTGCAGAGCCCACGAACTCGCCTTGCATGCTACTTGGGTTAATGACCGGATTGCATGAAAATGTTTCAGTTGCTGATATCGGACTTGATAACAAAACGGATGCGGACGGACTAGCTGTTGGTCGACCATCCGGATTTGTTGGGAAAACTCTAGAGCAGCTCATTAGTGGAAGCTTCACGGTGAATGATAAATCCCTGTATGAGCTATTAGCTTTATTGGCAGACACAGAGAACATTCTATTAGAACCATCTGCACTTGCAGGAATGATAGGTCCAATTCATTTAGCTAAACATGGAGTTTCCTTACATAATGCAACGCATATTGTTTGGGCAACTGGCGGAGGAATGGTTCCTTCTCAGGAAATGAAGAATTATTATGAAAAAGGCAAACAATATCTTATGTAGTAAATCCCTATCCTACTTATTAAAAGTAGGATTTTTTTTATTTCTTCTTGCTCTACTATATATATAACAAATGTGTTATGCTATATATAGAACAAAAATAAGGGAGGGACACTTCATGTTTATTGAAATAAAATCTAATTCTGATGTCCCCATCTATTTGCAGCTGGCCCACCAACTTATGGAAGGGATGGTACGAGGTGAATTAAAGCCAGGTGACTCGCTACCGTCTGTAAGAGCATTTGCAAGCGATCTTGGGATGAATATGCATACAGTAAATAAGGCTTATCATTATCTAGAAGAAAAAGATTTTATAAAAATAGTGGCAAAATCAGGTGTTATTATTCAACCAAACGGTGTTCCAAAGGCTTCAGAGGAAGAAAAGCAAAAACTAGGAGCTCAACTGAGACCATTTATAACAGAAGGGTTAGTCCTAAAGCTCTCGGAAGAAGAACTGGTAGTTATGGTACGTAGGCTAGTGCAAAATATTGAGGAGGGGAACGAATGACTATTGTGCTATTTGGATTCATCTTATTTTTTATCACTGTTCTACAAGCATTTACGCCAAAATTTTTAAAGACAACAGAGGCATTTGGTGTGTATGTACCAGATAACCACACAAAAGATCCAGTGGTGATGAAACTAAAAAATAAATACACAATGTTTGTGTTAACATTCGGCATGATTATTTTTGGAGGGTATCTATGGTGGGGGCTAACACAAAATCCAGCAGAGGAAAAGCTGGCTCTAGTTAGTGTGGGTGTTCAATTTACCACTATGTTTGTGAGCATTGGTTATTATTTTATGATGCGCCTTCGAGTGAAAAAACGGAAGGAAACACAAGGGTGGTTAAGTGGTAAAAGTGAAGTGAGAGTTGTCGATGTAAAGTTTCAGGAAAAGCTCAAACTAATACCTCGTGTAATATTTATCATTCCTATGATTGTTACTGTAGCTTTAATTATCTATACATTTATGAAGTATGATCAAATGCCAGAGATGATTCCTACCCATTGGGGACCTACTGGAGAAGCAGATGCATTTAGCGAAAAAACATATTTTAGTGTAATTGCAATGCCACTAATTTTACTAGTGATGCAGGGGATGTTCCTTTTAATGAGTGAGGGGATGAAGTTTTCAGGTGCGCGCCTTAATCCAGCCAATAAAAAAACTTCTCTTGCACAGCAACTCGCGTTTCGAAAATATACAAGTTTGTTAGCGCTCTTTATCACAATTGGTATAACGCTCATGATGGGGTATTTTCACTTACAAACAATTCATCCAGAAATATCCTCTTCTATTATCATGTGGGCTCTACCTCTGAGTTTCTTACTATTAACACTTGCAGTTGTCGGCATTTATACTATAAAAGTAGGACAGAGTGGATCTCGCCTAAAGGTAGAAAAAAACAGTCCGACCATAGAAAATAAAATAGCCGT is drawn from Psychrobacillus sp. INOP01 and contains these coding sequences:
- a CDS encoding carbohydrate ABC transporter permease, with protein sequence MTTVSKTRKMSNWKRSSNARTALLYLLPSIILFSVFVFYPMFRTIYLSFYLTDQAGEAAIFVGLENYAYLLESDAFRNSIKATFLFVLYTVPTGIIIALVLALLANEKLRGIGFFRTIYASTMGVSVAASSVVWLFLFHPSVGMFNKLLNIFNLPQIEWLLDPTWALFSVSLSTIWLNTGFSFLIILGGLQNIDEHLYESARIDGASYWYRLKRITIPMLSPTLFFIITISLINAFQTFGQIDILTKGGPSQSTNLIVYSIYREAFINYQFGTASAQAVFLFICILIVTILQFKLGEKKVHYQ
- a CDS encoding carbohydrate ABC transporter permease → MRLWKKLILYFLLTATSLILFFPIIYAFMISFMTGGEILSGKLLPSTFSLDNYVKVFDRLPLFNYLINSFVVSLGVMIGQLIVCSLAAYAFVFIPFKGRDFIFFLFISTMMIPWEATMIPNFFTIQKLDWINTYQGMTLPFFALAFGTFLLRQHFKTIPKELHEASQIAGLSKFGFFFRVVLPVSKTSLVTLGAYGFLTTWNMYLWPLLVTTNNSVRTVQIGLKQLQSQEVATEWGVVMAGVIVVIIPTLLLLFLGQKQLQKGLTQGALK
- a CDS encoding ABC transporter substrate-binding protein, whose product is MRKSSKFAFLALLLLSLFALVACTNSDSSSSETDGNEAETEKEVVTNEEGKTVISFWHAMSGAGQVSLDAIVADFNKSQDKYEVQAEFQGSYEESLTKLRSVGGTKDAPAITQVFEVGTKYMIDSGFVEPIQKFIDEDNYDISQLEENILNYYTVDDQLYSMPFNSSTPVMLYNKDAFKAAGLDPEKAPETFSEVIDTAAKLKTDEMKGFSMLTYGWFFEELVATQGGLYVNEENGRAGDATEATFNGPEGLNVFNLLDTMNKAGTFGNFGTNWDDIRAAFQTGKVAMYMDSSAGVKGIIDNAPFEVGAAYIPYADEVKRNGVVIGGASLWMSKGIAEAEQKAAWEFMKYLTTPEVQAKWHLETGYFAINPSAYDEQIVKDAWDVTPQLKVTVDQLQNTEASIATQGALISVFPESRQQIVTALENLYQGMDPQEALDAAVEGTNRAIEIANKTK
- a CDS encoding GNAT family N-acetyltransferase; the encoded protein is MSTENVKIVELNAENWYECCELEVSTEQKEYMEPNAISIAQSKFEPTLKPYAIYAEDKIVGFLMYNSVQEELDAYWVYRIMVDKEFQGKGIGKAATKLMISEMAKLPNAQKIVVGYHPENLGAHNLYSSLGFVDNGDRFGKEMAVIKNVTD
- a CDS encoding rhodanese-related sulfurtransferase translates to METNAYRVLLYYKYVPIVDPVTFAQEHLAACKEIGLKGRILVSDEGINGTCSGTIEQTDAYMNMMKADERFADMVYKIDEAEGHAFKKMHVRPKKEIVYLGLADDINPNELTGQYLSPKEFFEQMQAEDTVVIDARNDYEFDLGHFRGAIRPEIRNFRDLPDWMIENKEMFEGKKVLTYCTGGIRCEKFSGWLVREGFEGVGQLHGGIATYAKDPEVRGQLWDGQMYVFDERIAVPINQVEHVVVGKDHFTGEPCERYVNCANPDCNDKILCSEENEHKYLRSCSDECREHPRNRYIVEHKLSEEEVEARLAAIK
- a CDS encoding GNAT family N-acetyltransferase, producing MSIEVKNISDLNAVNVSKLIQESEKEGYRFVSRLASEYEDGTHRFSEQGEAIYGAWDADELVAIGGLFRNTASESDNSARLYRFYTLPEYRRKGVGSELLKVVSENAKGYFKEITTKTESAKADSFYRANGFLFDERSPDVTHVMSLE
- a CDS encoding D-serine ammonia-lyase, whose protein sequence is MDKHQLEIRFPLISNMQNKEEIIWFNPNKINSADAIKNVSVTAEMVQDASDRLDRFASYLRIAFPETAKTKGIIESPLVKTPTMESTLEEFYQTEIDGKLLLKCDNVLPISGSIKARGGIYEVLKIAEQLAIREGLLKETDDYERLSTDKFKQFFSNYSIAVGSTGNLGLSIGIISAKFGFQVTVHMSSDAKQWKKDMLRSKGVTVIEYDFDYSIAVMEGRKQAEKDSSCFFIDDENSVDLFVGYAVAADRLKNQLEQMQIIVDAEHPLFVYLPCGVGGGPGGVAFGLKLLFGDHVHCFFAEPTNSPCMLLGLMTGLHENVSVADIGLDNKTDADGLAVGRPSGFVGKTLEQLISGSFTVNDKSLYELLALLADTENILLEPSALAGMIGPIHLAKHGVSLHNATHIVWATGGGMVPSQEMKNYYEKGKQYLM
- a CDS encoding GntR family transcriptional regulator is translated as MFIEIKSNSDVPIYLQLAHQLMEGMVRGELKPGDSLPSVRAFASDLGMNMHTVNKAYHYLEEKDFIKIVAKSGVIIQPNGVPKASEEEKQKLGAQLRPFITEGLVLKLSEEELVVMVRRLVQNIEEGNE
- a CDS encoding DUF1648 domain-containing protein, which produces MTIVLFGFILFFITVLQAFTPKFLKTTEAFGVYVPDNHTKDPVVMKLKNKYTMFVLTFGMIIFGGYLWWGLTQNPAEEKLALVSVGVQFTTMFVSIGYYFMMRLRVKKRKETQGWLSGKSEVRVVDVKFQEKLKLIPRVIFIIPMIVTVALIIYTFMKYDQMPEMIPTHWGPTGEADAFSEKTYFSVIAMPLILLVMQGMFLLMSEGMKFSGARLNPANKKTSLAQQLAFRKYTSLLALFITIGITLMMGYFHLQTIHPEISSSIIMWALPLSFLLLTLAVVGIYTIKVGQSGSRLKVEKNSPTIENKIAVDEDKYWKGGLFYMNKNDPSIMVEKRFGVGWTLNFAHPISWIVLLAPLILIFGITFLL